In a single window of the Streptomyces sp. HUAS ZL42 genome:
- a CDS encoding sterol desaturase family protein — MPNLPDVVLWSIPAFVLLTVIEVISVRIHPDDDAAGYETKDAATSIGMGLGSLVFDFLWKIPIVAVYTALYELTPLRVPVLLWTVPLMLLAQDFFYYWSHRGHHVIRILWACHVVHHSSRKFNLTTALRQPWTSLTVWPFYVPLVAVGVHPAALAFCSSANLVYQFWIHTERIDKMPRWFEFVFNTPSHHRVHHASQGGYLDRNFGGILIVWDRLFGSFVAETERPVYGLTKNINTYNPLKVATHEYVAIARDLKAADSWRERAGRVFRGPGWQPAAVSEPAEETVGA, encoded by the coding sequence ATGCCGAACCTGCCCGATGTCGTGCTGTGGTCGATACCCGCCTTCGTGCTGCTCACCGTGATCGAGGTGATCAGCGTCCGTATCCATCCCGACGACGACGCCGCGGGATACGAAACGAAGGACGCCGCCACCAGCATCGGCATGGGCCTCGGCAGTCTCGTCTTCGACTTCCTCTGGAAGATCCCGATCGTCGCTGTCTACACGGCCCTCTACGAACTCACGCCCCTGCGCGTCCCCGTGCTCCTGTGGACCGTCCCCCTGATGCTGCTCGCGCAGGACTTCTTCTACTACTGGTCCCACCGCGGTCACCACGTCATCCGCATCCTGTGGGCCTGCCACGTCGTGCACCACTCCAGCCGGAAGTTCAACCTCACCACCGCGCTGCGCCAGCCCTGGACGTCGCTGACCGTCTGGCCGTTCTACGTCCCCCTCGTCGCCGTCGGCGTGCATCCGGCCGCGCTCGCGTTCTGCTCCTCCGCGAACCTCGTCTACCAGTTCTGGATCCACACGGAGCGGATCGACAAGATGCCCCGCTGGTTCGAGTTCGTCTTCAACACGCCGTCCCACCACCGAGTTCACCACGCCTCCCAGGGCGGCTACCTCGACCGCAACTTCGGCGGGATCCTCATCGTCTGGGACCGGCTTTTCGGGTCGTTCGTGGCCGAGACCGAACGGCCCGTCTACGGGCTGACGAAGAACATCAACACGTACAACCCGCTCAAGGTCGCCACCCACGAGTACGTCGCCATCGCCAGGGACCTGAAGGCGGCCGACAGTTGGCGCGAGCGCGCGGGGCGTGTGTTCCGCGGGCCGGGCTGGCAGCCCGCTGCCGTGTCCGAGCCGGCCGAGGAGACCGTGGGCGCATGA
- a CDS encoding lysoplasmalogenase — MTPARLLLTLFGLATVVDLGSLAVGADTGHLLTKPLLMPLLAVYAALRGAPRLLIAAVLCGWAGDTLLLSDADPAFLAGMAAFAAGHVCYLVLFTRIGTPREYAALLAPAYAAALVGTVVLLWPDLPPELRVPVAVYSTLLTVMAYTAATRIGLLAGMGGALFLLSDTLIATGVADWPQPPVPDLWIMLTYAAAQFLLVHGTLGPVRQPALTT; from the coding sequence ATGACACCGGCCCGTCTCCTGCTCACCCTCTTCGGCCTCGCGACCGTCGTCGACCTCGGCTCCCTCGCGGTCGGCGCCGACACCGGACACCTGCTCACCAAGCCCCTGCTGATGCCCCTGCTGGCCGTGTACGCGGCCCTGCGCGGCGCGCCCCGGCTGCTGATCGCCGCCGTCCTGTGCGGCTGGGCCGGGGACACCCTGCTGCTGTCCGACGCCGACCCCGCCTTCCTCGCCGGGATGGCGGCCTTCGCGGCCGGTCACGTCTGCTACCTCGTCCTCTTCACCCGCATCGGCACCCCACGCGAGTATGCGGCACTCCTCGCCCCCGCGTACGCCGCCGCCCTCGTCGGCACCGTGGTCCTGCTGTGGCCGGACCTCCCCCCGGAACTGCGTGTCCCGGTCGCCGTCTACAGCACCCTGCTCACGGTCATGGCGTACACGGCCGCCACCCGGATCGGCCTCCTGGCCGGGATGGGCGGCGCGCTCTTCCTGCTCTCCGACACCCTGATCGCGACCGGCGTCGCCGACTGGCCCCAGCCGCCGGTCCCCGATCTCTGGATCATGCTGACGTACGCCGCCGCGCAGTTCCTGCTGGTCCACGGCACCCTCGGGCCGGTCAGGCAGCCGGCGCTCACCACCTGA
- a CDS encoding CopD family protein translates to MTLPRPSAGASDTGDAAPRAGTGRAVAVLALVALAALIPLFGPSAALHGTGEAAAPGVGGIALLRAVLPAALCVPVGELFVNRLAGRVPGAPAERPPSWAPYAAAAGFVAALGLASVVSTGNLVPHSLGQIDVGGLYESRDGKLALLEVNAFAVAALCALSGRTAAQVWPLAAVVVAEALRAHPTTEHGPLLGSALTLVHLTCAVLWVGGLLHALRTLKGWRDTPAGAALLGLYARVAAVLLAAITATGVWSSLRRMPSGTILEQLTATAYGRALLAKVLLVAAVALLALWARIRLRRAADPLTACTPARAEVVALGVVVAVSGLLTALPVPIRW, encoded by the coding sequence GTGACCTTGCCACGACCGTCCGCCGGGGCCTCCGACACGGGCGACGCCGCGCCCCGCGCCGGCACCGGCCGGGCGGTCGCCGTCCTCGCACTGGTGGCACTGGCCGCGCTGATCCCGCTGTTCGGACCATCCGCCGCGCTGCACGGCACCGGAGAGGCCGCGGCCCCCGGGGTGGGCGGGATCGCGCTGCTGCGGGCGGTGCTGCCGGCGGCACTGTGCGTGCCGGTGGGCGAGTTGTTCGTCAACCGGCTGGCGGGGCGGGTGCCCGGCGCTCCTGCCGAACGGCCGCCCAGCTGGGCGCCGTACGCGGCCGCCGCCGGATTCGTCGCCGCGCTGGGGCTCGCCTCGGTCGTGTCCACCGGCAACCTCGTACCGCACAGCCTCGGCCAGATCGACGTCGGCGGGCTCTACGAGTCCCGTGACGGCAAACTCGCGCTGCTCGAGGTCAACGCCTTCGCGGTGGCGGCCCTGTGCGCCCTGTCGGGCCGAACGGCCGCCCAGGTCTGGCCGCTTGCGGCGGTGGTCGTCGCGGAGGCGCTGCGGGCGCACCCCACGACCGAGCACGGTCCGCTGCTCGGCTCCGCCCTGACGCTCGTGCACCTGACGTGCGCGGTGCTGTGGGTGGGAGGCCTGCTGCACGCGCTGCGGACGCTGAAGGGGTGGCGCGACACACCGGCAGGGGCGGCGTTGCTGGGTCTCTACGCGCGCGTGGCGGCCGTGCTGCTCGCCGCGATCACTGCGACCGGGGTGTGGAGTTCGCTGCGCCGGATGCCGTCGGGGACGATCCTCGAGCAGCTGACGGCGACGGCGTACGGGCGCGCCCTGCTCGCCAAGGTGCTCCTCGTGGCCGCCGTGGCCCTGCTCGCCCTGTGGGCGCGGATCCGGCTGCGCCGGGCGGCGGACCCGCTGACGGCGTGTACGCCCGCGCGTGCGGAGGTCGTGGCGCTGGGGGTGGTGGTCGCGGTGTCGGGCCTGCTGACGGCGCTGCCGGTGCCCATCAGGTGGTGA
- a CDS encoding CoA transferase — MTGVEFAWSALGGDPALLSRVSTVVREGALRARLPVRELARACVGACALAGAELGARRAGLGQVPGVRVDDGAVATAFVSERHLLVDGRAPIMFAPLSRFWRTADGWVRTHANYPHHRARLLGTLGVPEDVALVEAALAERSALEVEEAVYAAGGLAVALRTPAEWAAHEQAAAPAERPLVERGRLDEAHARVLSPVDPAPLLPAAGLRVLDLTRVIAGPVATRTLALLGADVLRVDPPQLPELPDQHADTGFGKRSTRLDLTADRAAFEELLTAADVVVTGYRPGVLDRFGLSPEALAERRPGVVVAQLSAWGAYGPWKGRRGFDSLVQAATGIAVIEGWVDQPGALPAQALDHGTGYLLAAAVLRALTEQSYDGGSRFVRLALARTAAWLTDGMPADTAEGAAYDGPEPWLAERDSGIGRLRYARSPVALAGGPVDWARPPGPWGSDPARWA; from the coding sequence ATGACTGGAGTCGAGTTCGCTTGGTCCGCATTGGGCGGTGATCCCGCCCTTCTGTCACGGGTGTCGACCGTGGTGCGGGAGGGCGCGCTTCGGGCGCGCCTTCCCGTACGGGAGTTGGCGCGGGCGTGTGTCGGAGCGTGCGCGCTGGCCGGCGCCGAGTTGGGGGCGCGGCGGGCCGGGCTCGGTCAGGTGCCCGGGGTGCGGGTGGACGACGGGGCCGTGGCCACCGCGTTCGTCAGTGAGCGGCATCTGCTGGTCGACGGGCGGGCACCGATCATGTTCGCGCCGCTTTCGCGGTTCTGGCGGACGGCGGACGGGTGGGTGCGGACGCACGCGAACTACCCGCACCACCGGGCGCGGTTGCTCGGCACTCTGGGAGTGCCCGAGGACGTGGCCCTTGTCGAGGCCGCGCTCGCCGAGCGGTCCGCTCTGGAGGTGGAGGAGGCCGTGTACGCGGCCGGAGGCCTGGCCGTGGCCCTGCGGACGCCCGCCGAGTGGGCCGCGCACGAGCAGGCCGCCGCGCCGGCGGAACGGCCCCTCGTCGAGCGAGGGCGGCTGGACGAAGCGCACGCGCGCGTGCTCTCCCCCGTCGACCCGGCTCCCCTGCTGCCCGCCGCCGGGCTGCGTGTCCTCGACCTGACCCGGGTCATCGCGGGCCCGGTCGCCACCCGCACGCTCGCCCTGCTGGGCGCGGACGTGCTGCGCGTGGACCCGCCCCAACTGCCCGAACTCCCCGACCAGCACGCGGACACGGGCTTCGGGAAGCGGTCGACGAGGCTGGACCTGACGGCCGACCGGGCTGCCTTCGAGGAGTTGCTCACCGCAGCGGACGTCGTCGTCACGGGGTACCGGCCGGGCGTCCTGGACCGGTTCGGGCTCTCCCCCGAGGCGCTGGCCGAGCGCAGACCCGGGGTGGTGGTGGCGCAGTTGTCGGCGTGGGGCGCGTACGGGCCGTGGAAGGGGCGAAGGGGCTTCGACAGCCTGGTACAGGCGGCCACGGGAATCGCAGTGATCGAGGGGTGGGTGGACCAGCCGGGTGCGCTGCCCGCGCAGGCCCTCGACCATGGCACGGGCTATCTGCTGGCGGCGGCGGTGCTACGGGCGCTGACGGAGCAGTCGTACGACGGAGGCAGCAGGTTCGTCAGGCTGGCGCTGGCGCGAACCGCCGCCTGGTTGACGGACGGGATGCCGGCAGACACGGCGGAGGGTGCGGCGTACGACGGTCCCGAGCCGTGGCTCGCCGAGCGCGACAGCGGGATCGGGCGGCTGCGGTACGCCCGGTCACCGGTCGCCCTTGCGGGCGGTCCGGTCGACTGGGCGCGGCCTCCGGGGCCGTGGGGATCGGATCCGGCGCGCTGGGCGTGA
- a CDS encoding S8 family serine peptidase, with amino-acid sequence MTAPQPRYRRAMAIPVGMAMATALAFLPNVTASAAPSAATEATAAADATSLSYVVNVRPGHGVSRHVKKAIAEAGGTIVTSYDRIGVIVVHSSNADFARTIRTVRGVDSAGATRNAPLPAQSTGDMGTPQVLSADEVAGAEAADGQDPLEPLQWDLPAIKADKAHEKTLGSSKVTVAVIDTGVDDTHPDIAPNFDRAASVNCVTGKPDTTDGAWRPTAAESPHGTHVAGEIAAAKNGVGMTGVAPGVKVAGIKVSTTAGYFYTEAVVCGFVWAAEHGVDVTNNSYYTDPWYFNCKNDPDQKALVDAITRASRYAEKKGTVNIAAAGNERYDLAADEITDPVSPNDSTPSDRVIDPSECYDIPTQLPGVVTVAATGAKGIKSSFSNYGLGVIDIAAPGGDSTRFQTPAPPATSGLILGTLPGGKWGYMAGTSMATPHVAGVAALIKSTHPHAPAALVKALLYAEADATPCTDPYDIDADGKVDAVCEGPKNYNGFYGWGTADALDAVTK; translated from the coding sequence ATGACAGCGCCTCAGCCGCGCTACCGCCGCGCCATGGCGATACCCGTCGGAATGGCCATGGCGACGGCCCTCGCGTTCCTGCCGAACGTCACGGCCTCGGCGGCCCCGTCGGCCGCCACCGAGGCCACGGCGGCCGCGGACGCGACCTCGCTCAGCTATGTCGTCAACGTCCGCCCCGGGCACGGGGTGTCCCGGCATGTGAAGAAGGCGATCGCCGAGGCCGGCGGCACGATCGTGACGTCGTACGACCGGATCGGCGTGATCGTCGTCCACTCGTCGAACGCCGACTTCGCCAGGACGATCCGCACGGTGCGCGGCGTCGACTCGGCGGGGGCCACCCGCAACGCGCCGCTGCCCGCGCAGTCGACCGGCGACATGGGCACCCCGCAGGTGCTGAGCGCCGACGAGGTGGCCGGCGCGGAGGCGGCCGACGGGCAGGACCCGTTGGAGCCGCTGCAGTGGGACCTGCCCGCCATCAAGGCGGACAAGGCGCACGAGAAGACGCTGGGCAGCTCGAAGGTCACGGTCGCGGTGATCGACACGGGTGTCGACGACACCCATCCGGACATCGCGCCCAACTTCGACCGCGCCGCGTCGGTCAACTGCGTGACGGGCAAGCCGGACACCACGGACGGCGCCTGGCGGCCGACCGCCGCCGAGAGCCCGCACGGCACGCACGTCGCCGGAGAGATCGCGGCCGCCAAGAACGGCGTCGGCATGACGGGCGTCGCGCCCGGAGTGAAGGTCGCCGGCATCAAGGTGTCCACGACCGCCGGCTACTTCTACACGGAGGCCGTGGTCTGCGGCTTCGTGTGGGCGGCCGAGCACGGCGTCGACGTCACGAACAACAGCTATTACACCGACCCCTGGTACTTCAACTGCAAGAACGACCCGGACCAGAAGGCGCTCGTGGACGCCATCACCCGGGCCTCCCGGTACGCGGAGAAGAAGGGCACGGTCAACATCGCGGCGGCCGGCAACGAGCGCTACGACCTCGCGGCCGACGAGATCACCGACCCGGTCTCGCCCAACGACTCCACGCCGTCGGACCGGGTGATCGACCCGTCCGAGTGCTACGACATACCGACCCAGCTGCCGGGAGTAGTCACGGTCGCGGCCACGGGCGCGAAGGGCATCAAGTCGTCCTTCTCCAACTACGGTCTGGGCGTCATCGACATAGCCGCCCCCGGCGGCGACTCGACCCGCTTCCAGACCCCGGCCCCGCCGGCCACCAGCGGCCTGATCCTGGGCACGCTGCCCGGCGGCAAGTGGGGCTACATGGCCGGTACGTCGATGGCGACCCCGCACGTCGCGGGCGTCGCCGCCCTGATCAAGTCGACGCACCCGCACGCCCCCGCGGCTCTGGTGAAGGCCCTCCTCTACGCCGAGGCCGACGCCACGCCGTGCACGGACCCGTACGACATCGACGCCGACGGCAAGGTCGACGCGGTGTGCGAGGGGCCGAAGAACTACAACGGCTTCTACGGATGGGGCACCGCGGACGCACTGGACGCGGTGACCAAGTAG
- a CDS encoding S8 family serine peptidase, with amino-acid sequence MAHLRSRRRLALAVPVVLSVTAALGFVPTAASAAPAASTAAEAAEAGTLAYVVNTKVDHRTIEAVKKAITAAGGTVVVAYEKIGVIVVHSANPDFGPRMRKVRGVQSAGATRTSPLSAAGTTEEGAVQYLSKEEAAKVAAQSTAAGEEPLEADQWDLRAIGADKAAEINPGSKKVTVAVIDTGVDDTHPDIAPNFSPSQSANCVSGKADTTYGAWRPVDADHYHGTHVAGEIAAARNGIGVAGVAPGVKVASITVAQPDENQLFFPESVVCAFVFAADHGVEITNNSYYVDPWLYNCLDDPDQKAIVDAVNRAQLYAQHKGTLNVASAGNSNDDLDADSLVDDSSPDDSTPVTRTVDPHECFDIPTQLPGVVTVSATGVKGTKSYYSSYGYGVADVAGPGGDKYQIPDTPSANGRILSTLPNNAYGFLQGTSMASPHVAAVAALLKSTHPFATPAQLQWLLKAQADNPGCPTEPYDGNGDGVVDATCVGGKQVNGFYGFGIVNALRAVE; translated from the coding sequence ATGGCTCATCTGCGTTCCAGACGCCGCCTCGCCCTCGCCGTGCCGGTCGTGCTGTCGGTGACGGCCGCGCTCGGCTTCGTTCCCACGGCGGCGTCGGCGGCGCCGGCCGCGAGCACCGCCGCCGAGGCCGCCGAGGCCGGCACTCTGGCGTACGTCGTCAACACCAAGGTGGACCACCGCACGATCGAGGCGGTGAAGAAGGCGATCACCGCTGCGGGCGGCACCGTCGTCGTGGCGTACGAGAAGATCGGCGTGATCGTCGTCCACTCCGCGAACCCCGACTTCGGCCCCCGGATGCGCAAGGTACGCGGGGTGCAGTCGGCCGGTGCCACGCGCACCTCGCCGCTGAGCGCCGCGGGGACGACGGAAGAGGGCGCGGTGCAGTACCTCTCCAAGGAGGAGGCCGCCAAGGTCGCCGCGCAGAGCACGGCCGCCGGCGAGGAACCCCTCGAGGCCGACCAGTGGGACCTGCGCGCGATAGGCGCCGACAAGGCCGCCGAGATCAACCCGGGCAGCAAGAAGGTGACCGTCGCCGTGATCGACACCGGCGTCGACGACACCCACCCCGACATCGCCCCGAACTTCTCCCCCTCGCAGTCCGCGAACTGTGTGAGCGGCAAGGCGGACACCACCTACGGCGCCTGGCGGCCGGTGGACGCGGACCACTACCACGGCACGCACGTGGCGGGTGAGATCGCCGCGGCCCGCAACGGCATCGGTGTCGCGGGCGTCGCGCCCGGCGTGAAGGTCGCGAGCATCACGGTCGCGCAGCCGGACGAGAACCAGCTGTTCTTCCCCGAGAGCGTCGTGTGCGCCTTCGTGTTCGCCGCCGACCACGGCGTGGAGATCACCAACAACAGCTACTACGTGGACCCGTGGCTGTACAACTGCCTCGACGACCCCGACCAGAAGGCCATCGTCGACGCCGTCAACCGGGCCCAGCTGTACGCCCAGCACAAGGGCACCCTGAACGTCGCCTCGGCGGGCAACTCCAACGACGACCTCGACGCGGACTCCCTCGTCGACGACTCCAGCCCCGACGACTCGACCCCGGTGACCCGGACGGTCGACCCGCACGAATGCTTCGACATTCCGACGCAGCTGCCGGGCGTCGTCACCGTGAGCGCGACGGGTGTGAAGGGCACCAAGTCCTACTACTCCAGCTACGGCTACGGCGTCGCCGACGTCGCGGGCCCGGGCGGCGACAAGTACCAGATCCCGGACACCCCGTCGGCCAACGGCCGCATCCTGTCCACGCTGCCGAACAACGCGTACGGCTTCCTCCAGGGCACGTCGATGGCGTCCCCGCACGTCGCCGCGGTGGCCGCGCTGCTGAAGTCCACGCATCCGTTCGCGACGCCGGCCCAGCTTCAGTGGCTTCTCAAGGCCCAGGCGGACAACCCCGGCTGCCCGACGGAGCCCTACGACGGGAACGGCGACGGTGTGGTCGACGCGACCTGCGTGGGTGGCAAGCAGGTCAACGGCTTCTACGGCTTCGGGATCGTCAACGCGCTGCGCGCGGTCGAGTAG
- a CDS encoding DUF485 domain-containing protein, translating to MATETPPPSKTQTRLPTTEEFVEVQESADFGELRRSYRSFAFPLTVAFIAWYLLYVLLSNYAGDLMGTKVFGNINIALVLGIAQFLTTFLIAWWYARHAAAKLDPKAEAIKSRMEGGA from the coding sequence GTGGCCACCGAGACACCGCCCCCCTCGAAAACCCAAACCCGACTCCCCACCACCGAGGAGTTCGTCGAGGTCCAGGAGAGTGCGGACTTCGGTGAACTGCGCCGCTCCTACCGCTCCTTCGCCTTCCCGCTGACCGTCGCGTTCATCGCCTGGTACCTGCTGTACGTCCTGCTCTCCAACTACGCGGGCGACCTCATGGGCACCAAGGTCTTCGGGAACATCAACATCGCTCTGGTCCTGGGCATCGCCCAGTTCCTCACCACGTTCCTCATCGCCTGGTGGTACGCGCGGCACGCCGCCGCCAAGCTCGACCCCAAGGCCGAGGCGATCAAGTCCCGGATGGAGGGCGGCGCATGA
- a CDS encoding cation acetate symporter, which produces MSPAITLAAGEASEHRPLIITLFAVFVAATLVITVWAGRQTKDAADFYAGGRQFTGFQNGLAVSGDYMSAASFLGIAGAIALFGYDGFLYSIGFLVAWLVALLLVAEPLRNSGRYTMGDVLAYRMRQRPVRTAAGTSTIVVSIFYLLAQMAGAGVLVSLLLGITSDGGKIGIVALVGVLMIVYVTIGGMKGTTWVQMVKAVLLIAGALLLTFLVLLKFNFNVSDLLGSAAEHSGKGAAFLEPGLKYGATGTTKLDFISLGIALVLGTAGLPHILIRFYTVPTAKAARKSVIWAIGLIGAFYLMTLALGFGAAALITPDEITTSNKAGNTAAPLLALHLGGVDSSWGAILLATISAVAFATILAVVAGLTLASSSSFAHDIYANVIKRGTATEKQEVNAARYATVGIGIVSIALGALARDLNVAGLVALAFAVAASANLPTIIYSLFWKRFTTQGALWSIYGGLVTAVGLVLFSPVVSGKPTSMFPDADFHWFPLENPGIISIPVGFLLGVIGTLLSKEEPDTGKYAELEVRSLTGTGAH; this is translated from the coding sequence ATGAGCCCCGCGATCACTCTGGCAGCCGGCGAGGCAAGCGAGCACCGGCCGCTGATCATCACCCTGTTCGCGGTGTTCGTCGCCGCGACCCTGGTCATCACGGTCTGGGCGGGCCGTCAGACCAAGGACGCCGCCGACTTCTACGCGGGCGGACGGCAGTTCACCGGCTTCCAGAACGGCCTCGCCGTCTCCGGCGACTACATGTCCGCCGCGTCCTTCCTCGGCATCGCGGGCGCCATCGCGCTGTTCGGCTACGACGGCTTCCTCTACTCCATCGGCTTCCTGGTCGCCTGGCTCGTCGCCCTGCTCCTGGTGGCGGAGCCGCTGCGCAACTCCGGCCGTTACACCATGGGTGACGTGCTGGCGTACCGCATGCGCCAGCGACCCGTCCGTACCGCCGCGGGCACCTCCACGATCGTCGTGTCGATCTTCTACCTGCTGGCGCAGATGGCGGGCGCGGGCGTCCTGGTCTCGCTGCTGCTCGGCATCACCAGTGACGGCGGCAAGATCGGCATCGTCGCCCTGGTCGGCGTCCTGATGATCGTGTACGTCACCATCGGTGGTATGAAGGGCACCACCTGGGTGCAGATGGTCAAGGCCGTGCTGCTGATCGCCGGCGCCCTGCTGCTGACCTTCCTGGTCCTGCTGAAGTTCAACTTCAACGTCTCCGACCTGCTGGGCAGCGCCGCCGAGCACAGCGGCAAGGGCGCCGCCTTCCTGGAGCCCGGTCTGAAGTACGGCGCCACCGGCACGACCAAGCTGGACTTCATCTCCCTCGGCATCGCACTGGTCCTTGGCACCGCCGGCCTGCCGCACATCCTGATCCGCTTCTACACGGTGCCCACCGCCAAGGCCGCCCGTAAGTCGGTGATCTGGGCCATCGGCCTCATCGGCGCCTTCTACCTGATGACCCTCGCACTGGGCTTCGGCGCAGCGGCGCTCATCACCCCGGACGAGATCACCACCTCCAACAAGGCCGGCAACACCGCCGCCCCGCTGCTGGCGCTGCACCTCGGCGGCGTCGACTCCAGCTGGGGCGCCATCCTGCTCGCCACCATCTCGGCGGTCGCCTTCGCCACGATCCTCGCGGTCGTCGCGGGACTGACCCTGGCCTCGTCCTCCTCCTTCGCGCACGACATCTACGCGAACGTCATCAAGCGGGGCACGGCCACCGAGAAGCAGGAGGTGAACGCGGCCCGGTACGCCACGGTCGGCATCGGCATCGTCTCCATCGCGCTGGGCGCCCTCGCCCGCGACCTGAACGTCGCCGGCCTGGTGGCCCTCGCCTTCGCCGTCGCCGCCTCGGCCAACCTGCCGACGATCATCTACAGCCTCTTCTGGAAGCGGTTCACCACCCAGGGAGCCCTGTGGTCGATCTACGGCGGCCTCGTCACGGCGGTCGGTCTGGTGCTGTTCTCGCCGGTCGTCTCGGGCAAGCCGACGTCGATGTTCCCGGACGCCGACTTCCACTGGTTCCCGCTGGAGAACCCGGGCATCATCTCGATCCCGGTCGGCTTCCTGCTGGGCGTCATCGGCACCCTGCTGTCGAAGGAGGAGCCGGACACCGGCAAGTACGCCGAGCTGGAGGTCCGGTCGCTGACCGGCACCGGCGCCCACTGA
- the moaA gene encoding GTP 3',8-cyclase MoaA has product MLIDTYGRVATDLRVSLTDRCNLRCTYCMPEEGLQWLAKPDLLTDDEIVRLIDIAVTSLGIKEVRFTGGEPLLRPGLVGIVERVAALTPRPQMSLTTNGIGLKRTATALKAAGLDRVNVSLDTLRADVFKALTRRDRHKDVLDGLQAARDAGLNPVKVNTVLMPGLNDDEAPDLLAWAVEHDYELRFIEQMPLDAQHGWKREGMVTAGDILASLRTRFDLTPEDAGERGSAPAERWLVDGGPHRVGVIASVTRPFCAACDRTRLTADGQIRTCLFATEETDLRAALRSDAPDEEIARIWRLAMWGKKAGAGLDDPSFVQPDRPMSAIGG; this is encoded by the coding sequence GTGCTCATCGACACCTACGGCCGCGTGGCCACCGACCTGAGGGTCTCGCTGACCGACCGGTGCAATCTGCGCTGCACCTACTGCATGCCCGAGGAGGGCCTGCAGTGGCTGGCCAAGCCCGATTTGCTCACCGACGACGAGATCGTCCGGCTGATCGACATAGCGGTCACCTCTCTCGGCATCAAGGAGGTCCGCTTCACCGGCGGCGAGCCCCTGCTGCGCCCCGGCCTGGTCGGCATCGTCGAGCGGGTCGCGGCCCTGACCCCCCGCCCCCAGATGTCGTTGACCACGAACGGCATCGGCCTCAAGCGCACCGCCACGGCCCTGAAGGCCGCGGGCCTGGACCGGGTGAACGTCTCCCTGGACACCCTCCGCGCGGACGTCTTCAAGGCCCTCACCCGCCGGGACCGCCACAAGGACGTCCTCGACGGCCTCCAGGCCGCCCGCGACGCCGGACTGAATCCCGTCAAGGTGAACACGGTCCTGATGCCGGGCCTGAACGACGACGAGGCCCCGGACCTGCTGGCCTGGGCGGTGGAGCACGACTACGAGCTCCGCTTCATCGAGCAGATGCCCCTCGACGCCCAGCACGGCTGGAAGCGCGAGGGCATGGTGACGGCCGGAGACATCCTCGCGTCCTTGCGCACCCGCTTCGACCTGACCCCCGAGGACGCGGGGGAACGCGGCTCGGCCCCGGCCGAACGCTGGCTGGTGGACGGCGGTCCCCACCGCGTGGGCGTCATCGCCTCCGTGACCCGCCCGTTCTGCGCGGCCTGCGACCGCACCCGCCTCACGGCCGACGGCCAGATCCGCACCTGTCTGTTCGCGACGGAGGAGACGGACCTGCGTGCCGCCCTCCGCTCGGACGCCCCCGACGAGGAGATCGCCCGCATCTGGCGCCTTGCGATGTGGGGCAAGAAGGCGGGAGCGGGCCTCGACGACCCGTCGTTCGTCCAGCCGGACAGGCCGATGTCCGCCATCGGCGGTTAG
- a CDS encoding DUF3099 domain-containing protein, which produces MRKQHGGGNGQVFRITGARAGLQDDVRGRQRRYVISMTIRTVSVILAALLWNVERHVAIVALVLGAVLPYIAVVIANAGRENVPSLPSTFVSVPPPPMIMPPRAEEGAAESVPEDVVGDPTDRRP; this is translated from the coding sequence ATGCGGAAGCAGCATGGCGGGGGCAACGGCCAGGTGTTCCGGATCACCGGGGCCCGGGCCGGCCTCCAGGACGACGTACGCGGCCGGCAGCGCCGATACGTCATCTCGATGACGATCCGTACGGTGTCGGTGATCCTCGCGGCCCTGCTCTGGAACGTGGAACGGCACGTCGCGATCGTGGCGCTGGTGCTCGGCGCGGTCCTTCCCTACATCGCGGTGGTGATCGCCAACGCCGGGCGGGAGAACGTGCCTTCGCTGCCCTCGACGTTCGTGAGCGTGCCACCACCACCGATGATCATGCCGCCGCGGGCCGAGGAGGGGGCGGCGGAATCCGTCCCGGAAGATGTCGTGGGCGATCCGACCGATCGGCGGCCATGA
- a CDS encoding GlsB/YeaQ/YmgE family stress response membrane protein produces MGWLWAIIVGFVLGLIAKLIIPGKQHSPLWLTTIFGMLGAIVGNAVARAAGVEVTSGIDWSRHAFQLIAAIIIVGVGDMAYMATLGKRKERA; encoded by the coding sequence ATGGGCTGGTTGTGGGCGATCATCGTCGGATTCGTGCTGGGCCTGATCGCCAAGTTGATCATCCCGGGCAAGCAGCACAGCCCGCTGTGGCTCACCACCATCTTCGGCATGCTGGGCGCCATCGTCGGCAACGCCGTCGCCCGCGCGGCAGGTGTCGAGGTGACGTCCGGTATCGACTGGAGCCGGCACGCGTTCCAGCTCATCGCGGCGATCATCATCGTGGGCGTGGGGGACATGGCGTACATGGCCACGCTGGGCAAGAGGAAAGAGCGGGCGTGA